In one Nicotiana tomentosiformis chromosome 6, ASM39032v3, whole genome shotgun sequence genomic region, the following are encoded:
- the LOC104087662 gene encoding cytochrome c1-1, heme protein, mitochondrial, translating into MSLGKKIRIGFDGFGRINRFITRATGQRNHSKLSSGNDALKHGLDGVGSAGLKSFRALAVIGAGVSGLLSFATIAYSDEAEHGLECPSYPWPHEGILSSYDHASIRRGHQVYQQVCASCHSMSLISYRDLVGVAYTEEETKAMAAEIEVVDGPNDEGEMFTRPGKLSDRFPQPYANEAAARFANGGAYPPDLSLITKARHNGQNYVFALLTGYRDPPAGVSIREGLHYNPYFPGGAIAMPKMLNDGAVEYEDGTPATEAQMGKDVVSFLSWAAEPEMEERKLMGFKWIFVLSLALLQAAYYRRLRWSVLKSRKLVLDVVN; encoded by the exons ATGA GTTTAGGAAAGAAGATAAGAATAGGATTTGACG GATTTGGAAGAATCAATCGGTTTATTACGAGAGCAACTGGCCAAAGGAACCACTCGAAGCTTTCCAGTGGAAATGATGCACTTAAG CATGGCCTGGATGGAGTTGGATCTGCTGGCTTGAAGTCTTTCAGAGCACTTGCAGTCATTGGTGCTGGAGTCTCTGGGCTCCTTAGTTTTGCAACAATTGCTTATTCTGATGAGGCAGAGCATGGACTAGAGTGTCCCAGCTATCCCTGGCCTCACGAAGGCATTCTCAGTTCTTATGACCATGCTTC TATCCGTCGAGGTCACCAGGTTTACCAGCAAGTATGTGCATCTTGCCACTCAATGTCTCTAATTTCTTATCGTGATCTTGTTGGTGTCGCATACACTGAGGAAGAGACCAAGGCTATGGCAGCAGAAATTGAGGTGGTTGATGGGCCTAATGACGAAGGTGAGATGTTTACCCGCCCTGGGAAGCTGAGTGATCGTTTCCCTCAGCCTTACGCAAATGAAGCAGCTGCAAGGTTTGCTAATGGAGGAGCCTATCCTCCTGATCTAAGTCTAATTACTAAG GCTCGTCATAATGGTCAAAACTATGTTTTTGCTCTTCTAACTGGCTACCGCGACCCTCCTGCTGGCGTCTCG ATTCGAGAAGGACTTcactataatccttacttccctGGTGGAGCTATAGCAATGCCTAAAATGCTTAACGATGGTGCCGTTGAGTATGAGGATGGCACCCCTGCAACGGAGGCACAG ATGGGAAAAGATGTCGTGTCATTCTTGTCATGGGCTGCTGAGCCAGAAATGGAAGAGAGAAAGCTG ATGGGCTTCAAATGGATATTTGTTTTATCACTTGCACTTCTCCAAGCAGCTTACTACCGTCGCTTGAGATGGTCTGTCCTCAAATCTCGCAAGTTGGTCCTTGATGTTGTCAATTAA